Proteins from one Triticum aestivum cultivar Chinese Spring chromosome 7A, IWGSC CS RefSeq v2.1, whole genome shotgun sequence genomic window:
- the LOC123147756 gene encoding putative glycine-rich cell wall structural protein 1 translates to MAVTKCLALSLIVLFGTGLANAARVARYSSSEGTGTGGGEGGGSVNGAGSGSGAAVGSAGNDENGGFVHGSGGGGGGGGGGGKNGGSGRGSGSALGSGSTQIGPDPFGGSSSASGHGGGRGGGQGRGYDGSSGYGNGGGTGSGASESNNGYWPGGAYANANASGNGGGRGNGQNGGSGGGEGGGGGNSDGHP, encoded by the coding sequence ATGGCAGTCACTAAATGCTTAGCTCTTAGTTTGATTGTCCTGTTCGGCACTGGGTTAGCCAATGCTGCAAGGGTAGCTAGATACTCTAGTTCCGAAGGAAccggcacgggaggaggagaggGTGGTGGGTCCGTCAATGGTGCTGGATCAGGGTCTGGGGCTGCTGTTGGGTCTGCAGGAAATGATGAAAATGGGGGGTTCGTCCATGgaagtggtggtggaggaggaggaggcggtggtggtggaaaaaaTGGTGGGTCTGGACGTGGATCTGGATCTGCCTTGGGCTCAGGCTCGACCCAGATTGGTCCAGACCCTTTCGGTGGATCTTCTAGTGCTAGTGGTCATGGTGGCGGTCGAGGCGGAGGACAAGGTAGAGGCTACGATGGATCTAGTGGTTATGGGAATGGTGGCGGCACTGGCTCTGGTGCTAGTGAGTCAAACAATGGGTACTGGCCCGGTGGTGCTTATGCCAATGCTAATGCTTCTGGCAACGGTGGAGGGAGAGGCAATGGTCAAAATGGTGGAAGTGG